The DNA window CCTCTTCTAAACTGGTTACAATTTTGTGGATTTTTATACCCTACATGTTTACAACTATTCTAATTGATTGTCATATTTCTTCTCAGCTACAAACCCCACAATTTTACATCTTGCAGGCAGACACTGTCTCCAGTCAGATCACTGTCTTCTACTTTTTCCCTTCTTTTATACAAAAGAAGCAATGGTCACAGCAGTTTAACTATAAGTAATTTTCCATATTATCTTAACATAGCACATGCTATTACAATACTTAATTATATGATTTGTGGTTTACCCATATGCCCTTTGCATTTGGAACTTCCTATGTAGCTGCAAAAATAGGCTATACTCTAGATATAATTCCATTAGCAATACAAAGTTCTTCTGGTAGTAATTTTCCATTATTTCTCTTCACAGAACTATACAAAACTTTATGAGAGTATGACTTATATGCTAACATGATAAAGAAATAGCTGATTGagtttctctggcctgtgtcatgcaggaggtcagactagatgaacataattgTCCCTTACAAgagaggtagctgtgttagtctgtatccacaaaaacaacacggagtccggtggcaccttaaaactaacagatttatttgggcataagctttcatggataaaacccccacttcctcagatgcatggaatgaaaatgtggactccttgttgttataATTGTCCCTTGGCCCTCAGATGTCTGATCCTATGTCTACCCAGGTATGTTGTTAGTCTTGTCTCTGGACTCAGGCaccagttacaaaaaaaaaagaaaaaagaaaaatcctattcagcaaagtcctaagcatgcacttaactcccattaaagtgaatgggactCAAGCATCAAGAATAAGTTCTTTGCTCAGTGGTGTACCTGGGATCCTATGCAAATGAGCTCTGTGAGATTTATTGGGAGGGAGCGTCTTCCGCATTTGAACCCAGGTGAGAGGAGAATGACTTCTCCTCTAGATCTGTCCTCTCTGGATCTGTGGTGTATGAAGCAGGCTGAGGGGGTGAGGAAAGCCAGCCCAAGGCCTGTGATTTCAGCAAGCTGGGTGTCTGTGGGGGCAAAGCAAGACTCACGGAAGAACCAAATGACTATTGATTACTATGGGGATGGACCCTAGTGCTAGTCCATCATCACCTCATGAGAGGAGGCTCTTTACTCTCTGCATGCCACTGGGGGCAGGTGTCTAGTAATCTTCTTTCCATGGCCTGGGCGGTGTTTCCTTTGTTTATTTCATCACTGCTTGTATCAGGGCACTCCCTAGAGGCCCAAGTAAAGGATCACAGCCCCAGTGAGCTGGGTGCTGCATGAGCACATAGTGAGAGACTATTCCCACCTCCCCCAGAGAGCTCCCAGTCTAAGTAATATCTTCCATTTCTGGCTCGTGCCATAGATGGAATGGCATATGTAGGTGTGGGAGCCGGGAATTTGCAGTGATGGAGACTTAGGGCTGGTTtacactacagcttaagtcgatgtaatttacgttgctcagggatgtgaaaaacatGCACCCCCACtggagcaacgtaagttacatcaACCTAAGTGCTGTCCAAACCAGTGCTACATCTCTTgctgacatagcttccgcctctcataGAGGCGGAGTAATTAggccaatgggagagcgctcaccTGTCGGTATAATGTGTCTTCACTAGgcatgctacagtggcacagctgcgccGATGGAgcattctagtgtagactagccctaggttgaaaaccagacacctagaGAGTGTAGCAATTCTGCTCATCCACCCAGGGGCACCAGATAGGGCCATTTCCCAGGCAGACTGGATGAAGTCTTGCTCCAAACAAGAGGATCATTTGCAATTTATAGCCCAGATTCTGTATgtggtgggggaaagaggaaggAGCCTCTCTGAGTGGGTGACTCAGATTCTGGGTCTGGGAGTAGTAATAGCAGTGACTGTAACAAACAAGAACAATGCTTGTTTCCTTGCCCCCAAGCAGGATTTCCAATTTCCAAACCTGTTGTGATCTCCTGGCTGGAACGAGGGGAGGAGTCATGGGTCTCTGATATCAAAGGGTACAAAGAAAGGGAGAGCCCAAGAGATGCCCACACAGGTGAGTAATTGGCTAAAATGATTCAGTTTTTATATCCTCTTGGCAGCCATTACTCATGGGTTTTCAACAAACTTGTTTGACCAAGTAACCATGTAACTCATCCCCTCATCCATATCTGGATGTGAGGAGGAAGCAGAATTGGTCCCCTCCTGTCTCTACTCTGGGGAAGGATCTGGAAGGGATTCCTCTCAGCAATTTTCTATCCCCACAGCAGCTACTTTGGTTTGTTTACCCTTTTGCCATGCTTCTTTTTGAGGTTTCCTTTGGCCCTAGGTACAGGGACTGACTcctgtctggattctctctctatCCCAGCAGCTAACGGGACGGTGAGTGAGAATAAGGAGAAGAATCCTCAGCCAGAGGAACTGCATGGAGTGCTGTTGGAAAGAGCCGAAGAGGACGTttcccagagtcctgagcagggagaAGCCCGTGAGagccagcacaggccagagacacAGCAGGGAATCCAGCCAGGGGAGAGATGGGATAAATTGATTCATCGGAGCAGAAAGGcgaagaaaatgaaagaaactgTTCTGCAGAGAATCCCTGCTGGAGAGAGACCCAACACATGCGGTGACTGTGGGAAAAACTTCTGTTGGAGATTAGACCTGATTAGACACCAAAGAACCCACACGGGAGAAAAACCCTATAACTGCCCTGACTGTGAGAGAAGCTTCAGACGGAGCTCAACCCTTattgaacatcagagaatccacagtggagagaagccTTATAAGTGCCCTGACTGTGAGAAAAGCTTTCGTTGGAGCTCAAACCTCACTACACATCAGAGAttccatacaggagagagaccctataagtgtCCTGAATGTGAGAAAAGCTTCTGTTGCAGCTCAGACCTCACAAAACACCAGAGAACCCACAGTGGAGAGAAGCCCCATAAGTGCCCCAACTGCGAGAAAAGCTTCAGAAGCAGGTCAGAACTCACTCAGCACCAGAGAACCCatacgggagagagaccctacagtTGCACTGtatgtgggaaaagcttccctCAAAGCTCACAGCTTCTGCTACACCacagaatccacacgggagagagaccctataactGCCccaactgtgggaaaagcttcagttggAAATCAAACCTTATTAatcaccagagaatccacacaggggagagaccctATAATTGTCACGACTGTGGGAAAtgcttcaatcagagctcaaacCTTAGCaaacaccagagaatccacagagGACAAAAGCACTAAAAGTGTCATACTAGTGATGGGCCAAGTGAATAACACCTTTGCTGGTTCCCATCAATCTGAGAGGGTCAGGCCAGGCTGGACTGGCCGTTTAACAAGGACATGCAACAGTTATTAAAGCAGAGAATGAAACCACCTTCTTGGAACAGAGCCATGCGGAGCAAGAGACTGAGATAAGATTCACACATTGTGATGGGGTTTGATTACAACTTCTCAAGAAGTTCTGAACATCCTCTGATCGGCTCTTACAGTTTAGTTTGGTGCTAGTAACCTAGAACCATCTTTATTTTATAAGCTGCAAATTATTGTTTATTCCTGATAGTGTCTTAAGTGGAGGGGAGGGTGTCTTAAGCCCAGCCCCTGTCATGGAGAAAGATGCCTATGTTCAGTCTGCAGGGAGACACCAATCTCCGCTTACCATTCACAAACCAGGAATGACAGGCACTCCTCTGGCTATGGGGCCACATTCAGTAGGAGTGTTCAGAGGCTGCCTAACTCCACTCAAAACAACCtgactgggggaagaggaggcttTATCTCATAACCTTTAgcgcagtggttagggcacttaccaGAGGGGAGAGACCCAGTTCAAGTCTGCCTGATCAGAAGAAGGGCTTTGCAACCTCTGTGGTGAGTGCCCAGgtactgagctatgggatatacCGATGGGTGGGTGGGGCCTCTCAGTCTaccctgtggaagctgttccactgtgcaaAAATACTAAAAGACTCATTGGGCCAAAGAGTCTGAAAACGATGTTATAGGACACCCTCCAGcaaggtgggagacccagggtccagtccctTGCTCCAATGATGCTTTCAGTATCTATTCACAGGGCACTGTCCTGTGAGATAGTCAATTCCTATtcaaattccttctcatcaggcagAAGAGGGGACACttcaagtgtgtgtgtcgggggggtaTCGTCTCCCACATCCTTTTcaagcaccctaaccactgggctgaaaaTTAGGAGGGAGGGccatctcctttcaccctcccccatcctcccagctATTTTGTGTGGAGCTAGGCAGCCTCTGAACATGCCTGCCAGATTGAGCCTCTGGCTACCTTCCCCTCATCTGTGAGTTGCGATGAGGCTTAGGGGAGAGGCTAGGGCTTGGGTGCCTAGGGTGAGGCAGCTGTATGCACATCCAGAAGCAGGAACATAGgcatctagtgcaggggttctcaaactgggggttgggacccctcagggggtcgtgcggttattacatgggggatcacgagctgtcagcctccgcaccaaatcccgctttgcctccagcatttacaatggtgttaaatatattaaaaagtgttttcaatGTAtaagggggttgcactcagaggcttgctatgtcaaaggggtcaccagtgcaaaagtctgagaaccactgatctagaggatttttactgcaaaaacgtAGGTGCCGAGTGAGGTTAAGAGCTTACAGGGATAGATGGCACCTGAGTGGGAGTGCTGTTATCACAGGGGTGCCTAGAAAGGTGCCTAAGAACCTTTGAATCTCCCCCGCCACCTTACTTAGTACAATGCATACATACAGATGAAGAGATGGGCTCAGTTAGATTGTCAATGTGATGTCCTGACTTGGCTCTGGGCACTGAGCAGGACAATGATTTATTTGTGACTTTCTTGCTTTGAACCAGAAAGtttgggttggtcctgctttgagcatgggattggactagatgacctcctgagttctcttccaactctaatcttctatgattctggaAGAATGGGGTGGATCTGAGTCTCAGGGTATGAAAATGGGCATTTGTGGAGCTGGGGCCTCCAAGAAAGTCTCTTATGGGTCTGTTTTACACAGTATAAACTATCAAGTGTGATTACACTGGGGTTCTGTTTTTTATTCCTATTAGTTCCCATCAACTCATAGATCTGGAAGGTTTAACTAGATGTCTGAGTTACTGACTATTACCAGTAGCGTTACACACTTCTTCTGTCATGGATCTGCCGTTCCCCATTTTGAGACCTGTATCCTTTACAAAGTCCTCTATGACTACATTCCACAGAATTCATAATTAATCTGATTACATGTAGAATCCAGGTTCACTAAATACACTGTAGTTCCACTGTTATTAACTTCTTATTTCATTTTTCTGATGCAGGCATTTagcacaaaaatataaaaaaaacactTTAGACTCAGGACAATGAAAATACATAGAAATTAATTCCCTGGAATGTAATAATAGCTGATCAACCTTTGTGGACATTAATGGTGTTGTGATTCCTTCTGTGGTGCCTAAATGTCTGATTTTGACTGCTGAGTATGCAATTTTCATATGCTTTTCCTTAAAAGTGATACCATTACGATTTAATGAAATAGCTCACACTTGAATCATGTATTCTTGCATTTAAACATAAGCAAGGCCTGATTTTAGGCCAAGTTACCTACAGTTGAACCCTGAAATGAGTTAAATGGTTTTATTACCCTCTTTCCTGAATCCAGagttaacagacttttctaaCAATACAAAAGTTGTCTTATGACCTTGAAGAGGAATGTACAGCTTTAAGAGAAGGAATAAACAAAGGTGTTTCTATGTCCCTACATGTTCTAGACCCTAAACAAGTGACCTGTCCTCCTCTCCCATATGTTGTTGTAGATTTAtatgtaacattttaaataagcctaagtggctcatgaccatgagtgcaGACTGTCAGAAATCAGGCAGACacctggagctggagctgtgtCCCTATAATTAGGGTTCACCAAGCCagaaacaaatgtgaactcctgcaTCACGATACCAGTCTTGCCATGGACTCACAGACACTCCCATCAGTGCCTTCTGtttgtcttgccacccaggcagtgatgagtgataaatggtcacttataccaaagatcacaaaatattcaggttgcttccagacCCAAGagcccagtcacttaccccagatcaattggtaccctagatcttacacgaAAAACAATGtctgtagccagtcctgtaataaactatctatctaaaggtttattaactagggaaaagaaatgagagttattgacaGGTTAAAGCAAGCGAACACATAGagacaaatgagttaccatctgaATCCTAAGTGACAGTGTCTGTCAATTCAAAGTatctttcagggcagacccaggagataacccctggggatctctggcttcagtttggtttctctggccctgtgagaggTCAAACgcaaagaaaggaaaaatcttcacatcaactatttttatttccctcttctagCATTCAAAGCTCTGGGACAAGGCTTCTGCACATACTTCTCCATGAGTGGATGGgacaattaacaaagtctttgtcttACAATGGCCTATTTAAATTTTGATAGTTCTCCTGGATGGGCTGGGGGGATTATTTCCACaactgggttcacaagttcagagcaaacattttcaaagttataaagcaaaacttacatatttccttatAGCCTGGAATACGAatattacaagtgagattaatgcatacagcaatttacaagcatttcatagagtctaaacactaaatacattcttacaaGACTAATACCTactttgagcaaaactaacatacagatGAACTGGACTGGTTTCCAGCgctgagtttgtcagttcttagctaatgcttgcagccttggcaagagctggcatctggtctgtaACTAAAACTGATTTAGTGCTGCTTTAAACTGTGTGCTTGCACTGCAAATAACTGCCACTTATTGTTCATGCCTTGTGTGTATCGTGCTGAGCTCACTTCACTTACCTTACTAATTTACTGCTTAAATGAGCCACCCTTCAATCTTTGGTTTGAAGAATACATAACTAAAACTCATCTGTACTTATTGTGTTATCATAGCTTTGAGGAAATTCATTGTTTGAtggttaattttgttttgttgtccTGTGTCAATTTAATTCATAACATTAAGTGCTTTTGAGAATTAGCAACTATAATCACTATTTAGCTCTGATGTGTGTCTTACCCTCACCCCTGCAGCTGTGCTGTCTTTGcatgtgtaaatgagaattaccTGCTAAGAGAAGCATTCTTAGAACTCTCCCCCTTGTAATAGTACACTGCGTGAGTGAGAAAAGCTATCTTCTGACTTCAAAATCTGACGTAAATCTTTATTTGTGTGTTCTAAACTTTAGAATAATTTTATGCTAGTCATGTTGTGTTTTTAACTAGAGAATATTTAATGTGTTAATACCTGACACCTCACACTAGCCTCATTCCAATCTTGGTGAAAGAATTACTATTTtaccattggtttcagagtaacagccgtgttagtctgtattcgcaaaaagaaaaggagtacttgtggcaccttagagactaaccaatttatttgagcatgagctttcgtgagctacagctcacttcatcagatgcataccgtggaaactgcagcagactttatatatacacagagaatatgaaacaatacctcctcccaccccactgtcctgctggtaatagcttatctaaagtaatcatcaggttaggccatttccagcacaaatccaggttttctcaccctccacccccccccacaaattcactctcctgctggtgatagcccatccaaagtgacaactctttacacaatgtgcatgataatcaagttaggccatttcctgcacaaatccaggttctctcactccctcacccccctccaaaaacccacccccatacacagacaaactcactctcctgctggtaatagctcatccaaactgaccactctccaagtttaaatccaagttaaaccagaacatctggggggggggggtaggaaaaaacaagaggaaataggctaccttgcataatgacttagccactcccagtctctatttaaacctaaattaatagtatccaatttgcaaatgaattccaattcagcagtttctcgctggagtctggatttgaagtttttttgttttaagatagcgaccttcatgtctgtgattgcgtgaccagagagattgaaatgttctccgactggtttatgaatgttataattcttgacatctgatttgtgtccatttattcttttacatagagactgtccagtttgaccaatgtacatggcagaggggcattgctggcacatgatggcataaatcacattggtggatgtgcaggtgaacgagcctctgatagtgtggctgatgttattaggccctgtgatggtgtcccctgaatagatatgtgggcacaattggcaacgggctttgttgcaaggataagttcctgggttagtggttctgttgtgtggtatgtggttgttggtgagtatttgcttcaggttgcggggctgtctgtaggcaaggactggcctgtctcccaagatttgtgagagtgttgggtcatcctttaggataggttgtagatccttaataatgcgttggaggggttttagttgggggctgaaggtgacagctagtggcgttctgttattttctttgttaggcctgtcctgtagtaggtaacttctgggaactcttctggctctatcaatctgtttcttttttaCCATTGTCTATTTTAAATACCAAAAGCCAGGTACTTTGTGATAGTACTTTTTCTATATTTGAACGTTAGTGTTGTCCCATTGGTATACATAATTACCTTTAATAATCAATCTTTGTCTTATGCCAGTTAATTCAAACACCAGGATCTCCCTGCAACACAATGTCTACCTATCAACTCTCTAAGAACACTACCTCAAccaaagtacagtaactccttgcttaatgtgGTAGTTGtggtcctgaaaaatgctactttaagcaaagtgatgttaagcaaatccaatttccccataagaattaatgtaaatcgGGGGGTTAGGTtcctgggaattttttttcaccagacaaaagacatatatatatatatacacacatacacagtataagttttaaacaatttaatactgtacacagcaatgatgattgtgaagcttggctgagatggtgaagtcagaggtggaagagggtgggatatttcccagggaatgccttactgctaaatgatgaactagcactcggctgagccctcaagggttaacacgttgttaatttagcctcacactctacaaggcaccacgaatggggggaggggagacagcatggcagagagagacagagacatacactgtgtgtgtgtgtgtgtgtgtgtgtgtgagagagagagatgcgtaTTGCCCCTTTTAAGTGTGCTGACTCCACTCTAAGTCCATTgccttttaagtagatcagcaagctgagacagcagctgctgccagcaagctccctccctcctgagccctgtcgtgtccccccTACCTTCTCTGTGGAGATGGCCCGATGGGGTAAagaacctggggggagggggtggcaggagcgggggaggaggggaacaccttgacattagcacccctctttccccccccatctccagcacagcaagcaggaggctcccgggagcagctccaaggcagagggcaggagcagcacatggcagtgcggggagggacagctgaactgcccagcaattggtagcctgctgggcagctgctgcacagggaacttaggggagcggggagctgatagggaggctgctggtccaccctggttccaagcccccctcccccccagctcgctccaacaggctgctctttctgcaagcagtggacaaagcaggcggctgctgaacaatgttataagggagcattgcacaactttaaacgagcatgttccctaattgatcagcaacatcacaatgaaacaatgttaactgggatgacttcaagtgaggagttactgtattcaaATTAAAGTTAATCAAACTGCTTTCTGAATTTGATCACTTGTAAAATTGTCTATTGACTGCACCAAATCAGAGCCAAACCTATCAACTCTGCTCTATTGCATAATAATAACACTGGGTGATTCGTGTACCCCAGCTTTTGTGTGTATTATTCTAACCATTTTCAGCTATTGACATGCTAAATGCTGCTGAATTTCAAGCTGTAATAATCATATGACTGTGAATTTTCTTTAAGAATCATGCTTGCCTAAGAATACTTCtttagacaaagtaagaaaagtaTTAATGGTTTTGCTAATTTTGTTGACACTGATTTAAACTTGATTGTCCAATCCAACATATCTAGTTTTGTCCactttcattttttgtttaaaagttttaATGTCAAGTCAAATTATAGTTTTTAATCAAGTTACTTCATTGAACATATACTTGGTTATTTGACATTAGGGCCATGTTTACCCCCATCGCACTTTCACTATCCTCCATATTTGACAAAAGCATGGAGTCTGCACAGCTTTAAATGATGAATAATGCGATGGTATTTGCAGACCCACAGGGAGAACTGcagcaatggggccctgaccatttccaatatctcctgtctactccttGCAGGAACATcatctagtgacagatgatgtggaaaaagctgaagtaatcaatgcttttttgcctcattcttcacagacaaggtcagttcccagactgctgcactgggcagcacagtatgaggTGGAGGTGAGCAACCCTCAGTGATGAAAGAACAGaataaggactatttagaaaagctggacatacacaagtccatggggccaaatgcaatgcatctgagggtgctgagggagttggctgatgtaattgcagagccattggccattatctttgaaaactcgttgtgatcgggggaggtcctggatgattggaaaaaggcaaatatagtacccatctttcaaaaagagaagaaggagaatctgggaaactacagactggtcagccttacctcagtccccagaaaaatcatggagtaggtcctcaaggaatccattttgaagcacttggaggagaggaagttgatcaggaacagtcaatatggattcaccaaaggcaagtcatgtctgaccaacctgattgccttctatgatgagataactggcgctgtggatatggggaaagcggaggacatgatacatcttgactttgatacagtctcccacagtattcttgccagcaagttaaagaagtatggattggataaatggactgtaaggtggatagaaagctggttagattgacaagttcaacgggtagtgatcaatggctcgatgtttagttggcagtcggtataaAACGGAGTGCCCCAGTGTT is part of the Eretmochelys imbricata isolate rEreImb1 chromosome 14, rEreImb1.hap1, whole genome shotgun sequence genome and encodes:
- the LOC144275312 gene encoding uncharacterized protein LOC144275312; protein product: MAAVELVTFEEVAVYFSEEEWALLDLGQRALYRDVMQENYETVTSLGFPISKPVVISWLERGEESWVSDIKGYKERESPRDAHTAANGTVSENKEKNPQPEELHGVLLERAEEDVSQSPEQGEARESQHRPETQQGIQPGERWDKLIHRSRKAKKMKETVLQRIPAGERPNTCGDCGKNFCWRLDLIRHQRTHTGEKPYNCPDCERSFRRSSTLIEHQRIHSGEKPYKCPDCEKSFRWSSNLTTHQRFHTGERPYKCPECEKSFCCSSDLTKHQRTHSGEKPHKCPNCEKSFRSRSELTQHQRTHTGERPYSCTVCGKSFPQSSQLLLHHRIHTGERPYNCPNCGKSFSWKSNLINHQRIHTGERPYNCHDCGKCFNQSSNLSKHQRIHRGQKH